Below is a window of Halococcus saccharolyticus DSM 5350 DNA.
CGGCTGTCCATGACGACGGATGAGCGGACGCTCAGAGAGCGTGCCCACGAGGTTGACGCCACTCTCCGGGTCGGGAAAGGAGGGATCGACGCGGTTGCCGACGAACTCGAGAGCCAACTCCGCGATCGCGACCTCGTGAAGGTAAAGTTCCTGCGGGCGGCGCGTGGTGGGACGACGACTGACGAGCTGGCCGACCGGCTCGCGGAACGGGCCGGGGCTGACGTGATCGAGACACGAGGCAACACCGCCACGTACCACTGATGCGCGCTGGCGTGTCGGGATGGCTGTTGCAGCTGGGACAGTCGACAGGCAACGGGACCGATGGGAACGCGACCGGGAACGTCACCGTCGAGGGGATCGGGCCAGTCGGTCGAATGCTGCGTGAGTTCGGCATCCCGTATCCGAAACTTCTCGGTGCAGCGATTTCGTTCGTGGTCGCGCTGGTCGTGACCTACGCGCTCGGTCGGGCGATCGTCGTTCCGCTGTTCGGCCGGGCGCTCGACCGTCGTGGCCTCGATACTCACGAGAAAAAACCGATTCAGCGACTCCTGAAGATCCTGCTCTTTTTCGTCGCGCTCGCGATCGCGTTTCGGGCCGCCCGTCTCTCCGGGTTCTTCACCTCACTGGCGGCGATCGCAGCGGCTGCGACGCTCGCGATCGGGCTTGCGCTCCAGGATACCCTCTCGAACTTCGTCGCGGGGGCGTTCATCTACGCCGATCGGCCGTTCCGGATCGGCGACTGGATCGAGTGGCCGGGCGGCAACGGGACGTACGCCGGCGTGGTCGAGGACATCACGTTCCGTGTCACACGGGTCAGAACCTTCGACAACGAGCTCCTCACGGTGCCGAACGCCGTGCTCACTGGCGGCGTCATCAAGAACCCGGTGGCGAACGACGAGCTCCGGATCACGTTCACGTTCGGGATCGGCTACGAGGACGACATCGAGCAGGCGACCGACATCATCCTCGACGAAGCCGAAAAGCATCCCGATATCCTCGACGACCCGGCCCCCACGGTCCGGATGAGTGACGCCGCGCTCGCGGACTCCTACGTGGGGCTGGTCTCGCGCTTCTGGATCGCGAACCCCAACCGGGCGGACTTCCTCCAGATCCGAGGCGAGTACGTGAAAAGCGTCAAGCAGCGCTTCGACGAGGCCGGCATCGATATCCCCTACCCGCAGGTCGACAT
It encodes the following:
- a CDS encoding YhbY family RNA-binding protein; protein product: MTTDERTLRERAHEVDATLRVGKGGIDAVADELESQLRDRDLVKVKFLRAARGGTTTDELADRLAERAGADVIETRGNTATYH
- a CDS encoding mechanosensitive ion channel family protein, which translates into the protein MRAGVSGWLLQLGQSTGNGTDGNATGNVTVEGIGPVGRMLREFGIPYPKLLGAAISFVVALVVTYALGRAIVVPLFGRALDRRGLDTHEKKPIQRLLKILLFFVALAIAFRAARLSGFFTSLAAIAAAATLAIGLALQDTLSNFVAGAFIYADRPFRIGDWIEWPGGNGTYAGVVEDITFRVTRVRTFDNELLTVPNAVLTGGVIKNPVANDELRITFTFGIGYEDDIEQATDIILDEAEKHPDILDDPAPTVRMSDAALADSYVGLVSRFWIANPNRADFLQIRGEYVKSVKQRFDEAGIDIPYPQVDISGGVAVESGSRIEQFE